Proteins encoded together in one Portunus trituberculatus isolate SZX2019 chromosome 39, ASM1759143v1, whole genome shotgun sequence window:
- the LOC123515575 gene encoding uncharacterized protein LOC123515575, whose product MNAEDQRLPHVLNELSRLRENIVGVSETRRPVSGETSSNGFTYYKSGISNVYHVNGVVIGVSSRLQPSDVEVILVDESIMRLKLIYNVGFMSVVAVYAPTEMCETKEKEMFYVKLDSVLDQCPCRDALIVLGDVNAVNGTERAGYELYVGPHCSGNRNDNNCFLLNLARSRWLRIAGSRYQRPALHRWTWYNNAGRVAKIGHILKLKDLKCAEEYAVTVSIQFGVLDTIEVELWDTFKRETLEAENECVWERPRTRALLRRDMKRYVRGLAEDIECHLNANDLRPVYRTLDKLRSKSTFHGSAIQTADDCFVSDTEGQMGRWAKYFQQLFTVDPPS is encoded by the exons ATGAATGCAG AGGATCAAAGACTGCCTCATGTATTGAATGAGCTCAGTAGGCTGAGGGAGAATATAGTGGGAGTCTCTGAGACAAGGAGGCCTGTCAGTGGCGAGACCAGTAGCAATGGTTTTACTTATTATAAGTCCGGCATAAGCAATGTTTACCATGTCAATGGGGTAGTCATAGGCGTCTCCAGCAGACTGCAGCCGTCAGATGTAGAGGTTATTCTGGTTGATGAAAGTATAATGCGACTGAAGCTGATCTACAATGTAGGAttcatgtctgttgttgcagtataTGCTCCTACCGAGATGTGTGAAactaaagagaaggagatgttcTACGTCAAACTCGACTCTGTACTGGACCAGTGTCCCTGTCGTGATGCACTTATTGTCTTGGGCGACGTTAATGCTGTCAATGGCACTGAAAGAGCTGGCTACGAGTTATATGTTGGTCCCCATTGCTCTGGTAACAGGAACGACAATAACTGtttccttctgaatcttgcaagatccagaTGGTTAAGAATTGCAGGTTCTAGATATCAGAGACCAGCTCTGCACCGCTGGACTTGGTATAACAATGCCGGAAGGGTAGCGAAGATCGGccatatcctt aaactgaaggacttgaAATGTGCCGAGGAGTATGCAGTAACAGTCTCTATTCAGTTTGGAGTACTCGACACTATTGAGGTAGAGCTATGGGATACGTTCAAACGCGAGACTCTTGAGGCTGAAAATGAATGCGTATGGGAGCGCCCAAG AACTAGAGCTCTCCTCAGAAGAGACATGAAGAGATATGTCAGGGGCCTCGCTGAGGATAtagagtgtcatttaaatgctaatgacctccGACCTGTCTATCGAACTCTGGACAAACTCCGCTCCAAGTCTACTTTTCATGGGAGCGCTATCCAAACAGCAGATGACTGCTTCGTATCGGACACAGAGGGGCAGATGGGTCGTTGGGCTAAGTACTTTCAGCAGCTGTTCACGGTGGATCCTCCAAGCTga
- the LOC123515643 gene encoding KRAB-A domain-containing protein 2-like, which translates to MNRLDELKRANIKKTQKDYRLLRKYEILEVTVEGITVKKLQKKGTHLRFVCAEDVFDVIDAIHRARGHGGRTIVFRETSEKYANVSRSQIELYLQFCEECHLKKSTVRKSVTVKPIVSNSMNSRAQVDLIDMQSQPDGKHRFILNYQDHLTKMVCLRALQTKTAEEVAFNLVDIFCDKGTPHIL; encoded by the exons ATGAATCGCTTGGATGAACTTAAACGTGCTAACATTAAAAAGACTCAGAAAGACTATCGTTTGTTACGAAAGTATGAAATCCTTGAGGTCACAGTTGAAGGTATCACCGTtaagaaattgcagaaaaaggGAACTCATCTTAGATTCGTATGCGCTGAAGATGTGTTCGATGTGATCGATGCTATTCATCGTGCACGTGGGCATGGAGGTAGAACTATTGTCTTTAGggaaacaagtgaaaaatatgCCAATGTTTCAAGATCCCAAATTGAGTTATATTTACAGTTCTGTGAGGAGTGTCATCTGAAAAAAAGCACTGTACGCAAGTCTGTGACTGTGAAGCCAATTGTATCCAATAGTATGAACTCACGAGCTCAG GTCGACTTGATCGATATGCAGAGCCAGCCAGATGGAAAACATCGTTTCATTCTGAACTACCAGGATCACTTGACGAAGATGGTGTGTCTTCGGGCTCTACAGACGAAAACCGCTGAAGAGGTTGCTTTCAACCTCGTTGATATATTCTGTGACAAAGGAACCCCCCATATCCTGTAG
- the LOC123515642 gene encoding glycine receptor subunit alpha-2-like has protein sequence MTATYDPDLHKFPFDMQTCELLISVHSGPGSLLLAGNLTRHPVFRERLLEYYIRNMTLEVEEPSAEGKEQKIIFTTEFGHLNGYYAISIFMPTLLLVIVSYGSFYFEDDDFTDRIMVSLTSLLVLATFISTASSTMARVSYFTFLDVWLSFCIVLVFCICMLHTFLLSLGRNSFVDEGERIEQQWAKVSPGIITLGLRETSDKRRIASPRRRRADLTIKMCVPVVIVSFTTAFFYLGHQE, from the coding sequence ATGACGGCAACCTATGATCCAGACTTACATAAGTTTCCCTTTGATATGCAAACTTGTGAATTACTTATCTCTGTGCATTCTGGTCCAGGATCTCTCTTGTTAGCAGGAAACCTTACAAGACATCCAGTCTTCCGGGAACGACTATTAGAGTACTACATCCGGAATATGACTTTGGAAGTGGAAGAACCAAGTgctgaaggaaaggaacagaaaattaTATTTACTACAGAGTTTGGCCACCTCAATGGCTACTATGCTATCAGCATCTTCATGCCCACGCTTCTCCTTGTCATAGTTTCTTACGGTTCATTTTATTTTGaagatgatgatttcacagacCGCATCATGGTGTCGCTCACCTCTCTTTTGGTGTTGGCTACCTTTATCTCCACAGCATCTTCTACTATGGCGCGCGTTTCCTACTTTACTTTCTTGGATGTATGGCTTTCCTTCTGTATCGTTTTGgtattttgtatttgtatgtTGCACACTTTTCTTTTGTCACTTGGACGGAATTCATTTGTCGACGAAGGTGAAAGAATTGAACAACAATGGGCTAAAGTATCACCTGGAATCATTACACTGGGCCTCAGGGAAACATCGGACAAGAGACGCATTGCCTCACCACGTCGACGCCGTGCTGATTTGACCATAAAAATGTGTGTGCCAGTTGTAATTGTCTCCTTCACAACTGCTTTCTTTTATCTCGGTCACCAGGAATGA